The Mauremys reevesii isolate NIE-2019 linkage group 1, ASM1616193v1, whole genome shotgun sequence genome has a segment encoding these proteins:
- the TSC22D1 gene encoding TSC22 domain family protein 1 isoform X7: MDLVKSHLMYAVREEVEVLKEQIKELIEKNSQLEQENTLLKTLASPEQLAQFQAQLQTGSPPSSQTQGTTQQPAQPASQGSGPSA; the protein is encoded by the exons ATG GATCTGGTGAAGAGCCATTTGATGTATGCTGTGAGGGAGGAAGTGGAGGTCCTCAAAGAGCAAATCAAAGAGCTGATTGAGAAGAactcccagctggagcaggaaaACACTCTGCTGAAAACACTGGCCAGCCCAGAGCAGCTCGCCCAGTTCCAAGCACAGCTGCAGACTGGTTCTCCACCTTCTTCCCAGACACAAGGGACAACACAACAGCCTGCCCAGCCGGCATCACAGGGCTCAGGACCTTCAGCATAG
- the TSC22D1 gene encoding TSC22 domain family protein 1 isoform X3, translated as MNAQCCRTVAMDLGVYQLRHFSISFLSSLLGTDNSSLRLDSSSSGASVVAIDNKIEQAMDLVKSHLMYAVREEVEVLKEQIKELIEKNSQLEQENTLLKTLASPEQLAQFQAQLQTGSPPSSQTQGTTQQPAQPASQGSGPSA; from the exons ATGAATGCCCAATGTTGTAGAACAGTGGCAATGGATCTAGGAGTTTATCAACTAAGACATTTTTCAATTTCTTTCTTGTCATCCTTGCTGGGCACCGACAATTCTTCTTTGAGACTCGACAGTAG CTCCTCTGGTGCAAGTGTGGTAGCTATTGACAACAAAATCGAGCAAGCGATG GATCTGGTGAAGAGCCATTTGATGTATGCTGTGAGGGAGGAAGTGGAGGTCCTCAAAGAGCAAATCAAAGAGCTGATTGAGAAGAactcccagctggagcaggaaaACACTCTGCTGAAAACACTGGCCAGCCCAGAGCAGCTCGCCCAGTTCCAAGCACAGCTGCAGACTGGTTCTCCACCTTCTTCCCAGACACAAGGGACAACACAACAGCCTGCCCAGCCGGCATCACAGGGCTCAGGACCTTCAGCATAG
- the TSC22D1 gene encoding TSC22 domain family protein 1 isoform X6: protein MLGGLTEQSSSSGASVVAIDNKIEQAMDLVKSHLMYAVREEVEVLKEQIKELIEKNSQLEQENTLLKTLASPEQLAQFQAQLQTGSPPSSQTQGTTQQPAQPASQGSGPSA from the exons CTCCTCTGGTGCAAGTGTGGTAGCTATTGACAACAAAATCGAGCAAGCGATG GATCTGGTGAAGAGCCATTTGATGTATGCTGTGAGGGAGGAAGTGGAGGTCCTCAAAGAGCAAATCAAAGAGCTGATTGAGAAGAactcccagctggagcaggaaaACACTCTGCTGAAAACACTGGCCAGCCCAGAGCAGCTCGCCCAGTTCCAAGCACAGCTGCAGACTGGTTCTCCACCTTCTTCCCAGACACAAGGGACAACACAACAGCCTGCCCAGCCGGCATCACAGGGCTCAGGACCTTCAGCATAG